The Archocentrus centrarchus isolate MPI-CPG fArcCen1 chromosome 13, fArcCen1, whole genome shotgun sequence genomic interval atcccagctgtcacagggcgagaggcagggtacaccctgaacaggtcgccagcctgttgcagggcggAGGAAGTAAcaattgaagttaactcagaaagatcaattggagagagagtctaaacaaataccaacaGTACTGAAAGTAGGTGAACATAAAGATATGTCCTTAAGAccgttatgaataattttttcactaattttatttgtgaagaaattcataaagtcattactagttgaagttaaaggaatacttggctcaacAAAGCTCTAACTCTTTTTAAAACTGGCTtcagttcttattttcttcgattagtgatgaatagtaagatgtcctagtttTACAGAGgacttttttatagagcaacaaactctttttacaggctaaatgagcatcttctaaattagtgagatgccatttcctctcgagcttatgggttatctgctgtaggctgcgtgtttgtgtgttataccacagagtcaggctttccttttcagaggagccacagtatccagagttatACGCAGTaaagatgtaaaactattgacgggATAATCTACCTCTTTGGGAGCAGattttaggtagctgctctgatTAATATCTTGCACATTTATATTTGCTCATTTATAAAGTAAAGAACATTTATTTTCATggtagtttatttttattggagAGACAGAGGATCAAACAAAAACCCAGAAAAAACACTTTACATAAAATTAtcaattgatttgcatgtcactgagtgaagtAAGTATTTGATTCTGCAGTATATAACCCAGCCAATTTTCTGTCTTCCACAGGTtggctgtgtgcccatgtggcacacaaattacaatcaatcagtcaattacagatactcctcAGCTCAAGttattatgtgtataaagcacacctgtccacagaatcagtttctCCTATTCCAACCTTTACATCGAATACTTATCTCattcaatgacatgcaaatcaatagTTTGTCCCATTGTCAAAGTTCAGCCAAATACAGCATCATTAATTTTAGTGAAATATCTGGAAGTGATGTTAGCTAACATGATATTAACAAAGGCTGTATATAAAGACAGATGCTGGGATGGGTGCATTTCATGTTGGTCAGCTCTAAAATGGTGTCatttattcatcttttatttatcCTTTGAACATTATTGGAAAATATTTGAGATGATGTACACAACTGAACAAAATATACAATATTAGTCTAATAACTTTTAGAAATTTTAATGCATAAATGTTACATCTTATTCAGTTCAGACTGAATAGTAGCAAATCACTGACAATTGCAAAGCACAATGTTGCCAGTTATGTTTGTTCTCAATTAAGGCATGCACTCTTAAATTCAGTGTTGCAATAAGTACAGAATGGATTTAGCTTTAACTACTTGTTAACTTGTTAACTAcagtttgagccacagttgtaCAACACTGTGACTCACGGTAGATATTTGTAGAAAAGAAGGACAGTACGAGACAAAAGTTaagtgtgtccagacttttggCTGGTACTCTACATGATGTTTTCTTGTTATTAGAAGGACCTTAACAATATACCTTCTGCTAGTGGGCATAGCTTCCTCCAGCAGGTAATGCCTCCCTCCTGGGTGTACTGTCCCACAGTTGTCTCCAGCAGGAAGAGGGGTAAGCCACAGGTTACCACAAATACCAGATATGGTACCAGGAATGCACCTAAATTTGcaacataaacaacaaacaTACCTGCTGTAGAGATTCTGGGTAACACGCACACTCTAAAATAATGGCTGAAATAGTGGATCTAGTATATGGTTCGGATACAAACGATCCACTATGGCATGTTTCAGTTTCTCATACTATGGGCTCATAATGGTCTGCAGTAAAGGCAGCATAATGTGATTGAAGTTTAATTAGTTCTGAAGTTAGGAGCTTTTAGGTCATTTTGGTATTAATAACTATCTGTATGCACTGCCAAAGGTAAGACACCATATGGGAAAAAGAAATTCTTACTAATGAATTGCACTTTTAGAGCTTTCATTCATTTGTGAAAGTTGATTTAGCAATTAAAACTATAAGAGGCAGATTCTTATATATTACTACTAGTGTTTTCTTCCATTTTGATCAAAATGATCCTGGTGCTGTGTTGCTgtggacttttttctttttagctagCTATATGTTATTGTTTGGAGTTTAATGTGCCTGTGCTGTTAACAATCAACAAAATCCTACAACATTAACACAACTTTTGTGTagtgaattttaaataaatgtattaactAAATTAAATATAGGTGTTAGGAGTGTAGTGAGCTTCTGGTTTGCTTACCGCCTCCATTTTTGTAACAGAGGTAAGGAAACCGCCACACGTTCCCCAAGCCGACAACATTTCCTGCCACAGCCAGGAGAAATTCCACCTTATTTCCCCAGTGTCCTCGCTCTTCCACCTCTGGCTGAATTTCTCTTTGTGCGCATTTTCTTTTCCACATATCCAAAAGTTCAGGGTGAACTCACTGATACCTCTGTGCTTTGTGCCCTGGTTATCACTGCCTTTATATACTCTGCTTATTCTATTTTGAGTAATGAGCAACTGCTCCATCAGTTAATAAGTTTTCAGTGGAAATATTGATTAACCTCAGGCTgagaatgaatttcaaatgaatAACTGAGGAAATGTATTTTCACTACATTGGTTTCATGTATATGCAGATTTCTTGTTCTATTCGAATGTTTTTGTAGATGCATTTTAGATAAATGAAAGATTCAAATTTACATGTGCTACAGGAGTCTCAGCTGGTTTGCCTGTGTTGAGCTTTTCCTGACAGTCTTTTATGATGGCCAAAGTAAAGGTTTGAAATAAACCACACAAGGATCAAGCAAAATATTATGACCACCTGACTAATGTTGAGTTGGTCACCCTTCTGCTGCCAGCCTGACCCATCCAGGTACGGACTCAACTAGACTCCTGAagctgtgctgtggtatctggcaccaagatgttagcgaCAGATCTTTTAAGTCCTGCAACTTCTGAGGTGAGGCCCACCCATGACCCTGTtcctggttcaccactgttccttacTTGGACcatttttgatagatactgaccactgcagatcAGGAAAcgccccacaagagctgcagatttgagatgctctgacccagccatcaagccatcacaatttggccttGTCAAACTGCTAACTTGTTACACattaactttgaggacaaaatgttcgcttgctccctaatatatcctgCAGACTCACACATACCATGATGAAGTGCTGTCCACTTCACCACTGGTCATAATGATCGGTGTCTGTGGTCATGAAAACGCAGTGAGACTGCAAGTTAAAATCCTGCGGTTGAAGCAGAAAACGGGTGATGCAGTTGAGGGAGTGTCTTCTGTCTCTAAGGAGGCCTTGTGGTTATGTTGAGGTTGTTTTTTCCCTCAGTATCTGTTGCTGGTCAAGGCCATGCTCTCCAAGGTGGTTCTCTGAAGATGGGGGGCTGAATTTCAGATGAATTACTGAGTAACAGGATTTTGCAACAGTGAAGGTTAATAAGGGGTCATGGAAAAGTACTTGAACGGTTTGCAAGTTAAAATTATGCAGCTGAGGCACGAAAGGAGCCTTTCTCAATGCATTCTTGTGATCTTTCAGTTAAGTATAAACAAGCTGCATGACTCTGCAAAATTCCCTTTTTTCCAGCCTTCTTACCtcaaaggaaaaaagtgaaaacccaTGAAAGCTTGGGCTGAATTTGCATAGGTAAAGTTAGTCATGCTCTGATTATGAGCCACTGTTTAACACTGCTCTGAATAGTGTTGCAGAAATCACACGGTCTGTTACAGTGTTTATCTTTTTTGTTCATGTGTTGAAGAAATGCTTTTTGCATCGTGCCCATGTGAATAAATTAAGCTGTGATTGTTTGTGAAAATCTTGTGTGATTTCTACAATTACACAAGCAAATTTTGCACAAATGTATATTTATTCACCCACTGCTTCATGGTGTTCATGTCATGGTCTTGGTTTAGTTTGCTCAGcattttgagggttttttgtctttcaagcttttttttttttttgtaaatattctGTTGGTTCTTGGTTTGttaaatgttatatttgcttTATGTATTTTCTAGTGTTACAGTAGGTTTGTTCCTTGTTCCCTCTTGCTTAaagggcaactggacttcttttcgTTTCTTGAAAACAcagccctctcccctccctgacaGACATCTACACCTCGtgctgcctcagcagagccaaaaaccTAAcgaaggacagctcacaccctggctttgacctgtttgacctgctgccctctggcaggagctacaggtgcatcaaagccagaacaaatagacttaagaacagtttcttcgccagagcaatcaccaccctgaactctcacgctcacccactctaactgtgcaatacccacatctctgtgcaatattatattattcatactgaacaatatccaTCAGTTCTATATTGTGTCAAagccaatattcattcaccaagtgcaatactcactaTCTTCACtgttatatgtatatacttattttatttttggctcaatgtatttttatacattctgttttattttctgtataagttctattttatattttagagagtttgactttctacagaatggcactgaacaggagcggccctccaatctcattgtacattctgtataatggcaataaaggcattctattttattctattctattctattctattctattctattctattctatttacctctcatccaaaagacTCTCAAACCCAAACCCAGGTAGACCCAGGTAGTGATGCAGGTAGTTGTAGCCAAATAAAATGGAGAGCAATAAAAGATGAATTATTCTTTACTCTGTgcatttcaggaaaaaaaaatattcattgtttttctgatttttgtcCTCCAAAAGAGAACAAGCTTTGTACCGTCACTACCTGGACTGATGGAGTGAAGTGATCAACACATAATATTGACCAGCAAAACATTTGTAATCACATCAGCCTAAGgcagaggaaacagcagcagtcCTAACAACAAGAAAAAGCAGCCTGTGGGCGTTTTCTGTCCATTTTCTGTACTGCTGTTTCGTAGCTGCCGCTTCTGACCAGGTGTTAGATGGCAGCGTTTCATATTTCCAGCTTTGTCCCAAACTAACATCTCTGCCTGAGCAGAACAACAGCTGGATGTATACCTCACCCACAGTGACCGAGATGAATCTAGCACCCATTCAGAAACATTCAAAGGGGGGTCTCCAGTCTGGTGATGGAGGTAGCCCCCCTTTGTAGTTTTGTCCCTCTGTATCTGTTGCTGGTTGAGGTCAGGTTCTCCAAGACTGTCCTCTGAAGGTGGAGGACTGCggaataaagtcagaattccTTCACCCGTCTGCAGCTGGAGAGCATGAAGGCCAGAGCGACCAATGTCTGAAACAGCCAGAGACACACTCCAGCTAGTTGCATTACAAATTGTAGAACAGTTAGACTGGATTCGTGCAGCTGAGCAGGATGGTGGGGATGTATCTGAATCCTGTAGGCAACAGAGAACATCATCATGCACATGAAAAACCAAAAAGCACTTCAGACTTAGGCATGAAAGGCAGGATatcctgcagtttttctcttatTCCTCACCTGGGGGACCACAGTCAAATAGGCCACTGCATAATCGGAGTCAGGAGAATCGAGATCGTGTACGGTGAGTGTAAGAGTGACTGTCGCCCCTGCCTGAGCTGTGGCAGGAATGTGGAGGGACACCTGGCCATGGAAAGACTCTTGTTCTGATACAGGGAACCTGTAGGGCAAAAAACCCTcattgtaaattttttttttcttatatacttatagtactgtgcaaaagtcttgagtcacccctcacttcatttatgttttgctaagaaaaaaaagggaaataggcacagttatttattaaaatatccaGACATACACAGGAATGacgtatataaggcaaaaacagtctGTACAATTTAATGAGTTTCAAAGCCAACATGTAaccacatttattcttcaacacagcctgaactcaggcttccttgtaatttctttaagcagtcttcaggaacagttctccaggcttcttgaaggacagtcaaagctcttctttggatgttggctgccttttgttctgttctctgtcaagatgatcccacgctgcttcaTTAATGTTTaagtccaggctctggggaggccaatccatgactgacagcGTTCCATTGCACGTTTTTctttccaggtatgcttttactgcattggcagtgggatcgttgtcatgctgaaaaatgaaaccactgCCAATCTGGACCAAAATGTGCTCACACTTTCTGCATTCaaaattccatcaattttaacaagatTGCCAACACCACATCTTAAAATGTAgcctcaaaccatgacagagcctggATCGTTTTtaacagatggctgtagacacacTGTTGTCATTATCTAAGACCTGctaccactgattttcagtacaGTAATATGGCATACTTTAGCCTTTTCTCCGTTTCCcgtccttaagaatggcttctggACAGCTACCCGTCCACTGACACCATTCCTGATGAAGCTGATGAAGTTTCAGTGAGCAGTAGATGATCacctgaagggccagatgcttcgtgtcaggtctttgctggattttttttccgctttcttaaggacatgactttcggaaactttatttatttactgtattcatttatttatgatgATTACTGCACATCATGCTGAGATATATCATGTTTCtgactaatagctctttgggaatcaccttgttagtTCATGGAAAACTTATATTTGGCCTtttcacaaaaagaaagaaatggtaacaaatatgtttttgtgacagggttCTAGTGTCAAAGTACCTggagatacaatttaaaattggttctttactaagttttctgttatgtgtagacacaacactagtTCATCCCATGCGTAGGTGCCTTTTTGAGGCTTTAATAACTCATTGgtcagtggcttaacaaacaaaaagcattcttctgaaaatgatcaggtacaaggactggactgaaaatgagtggaaaagcagccaaatTCCAAAGAACAACTTTGAAAGCCCTTcagaaaagcctggagaactcccGCTGAAGACCACTTCAAAAAATCGTGACATAGCCTGTCtgtctccttggaagcaaatttaaaataaatgaggggtgactcatgACTTATGCACAGTGCTGTATCATAtgactgcttttaaaaatgattttgtttaacttccttattttgtttaaatagtgtGCAAATCACACAATTACCTGTACATGACTTTAAAGTGAATGCCAGCAAAGGAGACATAAGAAATAAGGTAGTGAGATAAGTTCTTCTGGGTTCACTCTGCACCTGATGCATTCATTTACTTTTCTCTGTACCTGCGCGGCTCTCTCGTCTGAAGAAATCCACAGTCGTCATCAGCTGTCAAACTAAAGAGTCGTCCCGCACCGTGGTTTTGGATGCCATAGGCCACCGTTGCACTCTGACCAGGCACGACGTGGGGAACAGAAAGCACCTGAACAACATGTGAAACTGACTGTGTGAAAACCGCGTGGACCACTGGCCAAGGAAAGGTCATCACTTGAGAAAATATTTCAGGTAATCAAAAACTTTACTTTCTCCCGCAGAAGCATGTTCAGCATTACTGCTAGTTACCTGTATCTGAATGTGAGTGGGCTGCACCATCTCTGTGGAAACCCTCTCCAGTTTGTTTCCTCTGCTGTCctggcctgaaagctgaatgcagaAGGGGACTCTGGGGACAGGGTCCACCAAGCCTACCAGCTCCTCCAAAGAATAGatggatgaagaggaggagttcAGCTTCACCTGCTGAAGACTCTCCCCTTCAGCCCCCAGCAGTGTTGCATGACTAAATGATGCCTCCTTATCTGAAGCCAGGCCTGTAACAGCCACCACCAGTAAGGCAGGAACACCTGAAAATCATAAGGGTGCATCCCTATGAGTATGCTGCCACTAATACATCACTATTATTATGTAAATTCATCAAAATCTCTCACCTGCAATGGGATTACCCTCCACTCTGGCCAGACCTGGGTGAGTCTCATTGGTTACAGttgcaaaataatacaggaagtcgACACTGCTGTCACCTGGTGGAGCAGATCAACAGACAAATACTTTTTGTCTCATAATACAGTAGAGCTGTAATTGCATTGCCAGTTGATCAGCTTGATGTCCACCATGTCATTTCTTTTACCTATAACATTGAATGTGAGGTGGCCTTCACTCTTGGCTTGGAGTTTCCACTGGCCAGGCTGTAAAGGAGAAAAGAGGCTGATGCGGTACAGTCCCTGAAAGCGTTCCAGCTCTGCGAGGGGGCCTTCCTCCTTCAGCAGAGACTGGCTTTGGTCTGAGAAGAGAAGCATAAACAGCCTCAAACCAACAGCAAACCctcaaaaaccaaagaaaaaaaagtaaaagactgGTCTTATTTACCTGAGGGACTGGTAAGGATACACTCTAACATAGTGCCAGACAGATGTAGGGTGACATTTTTTACTGAGCTGTCAACTCTGAATGTATGAACAGACATCAGCTCCTGGTCACTTTCCACATGGAGGAGGGTCACCTGAGGACGGAGAAGAAAAAGTATCCCGAAAGACTTTTTGAGaaataaataactttatttgagaagaagtagaaaaaaataagaaaatacttTGCATGGTTTTTGTGTACAAAAtagctgttgttttctttgtcagGTAACAGAAGTGGTGAAAATACACCTGAATTTACAGTCACTTTGTAATGTAGCATTTTATAAAATTGAGACACATTTATGTTAGACACAAAGCTGCAGCTGTCATAGACTGCTTTCTTAAAaagctgtagaaatgttgatcatcatggagaaaataaaattgcattgGTGTTATTAACCCATTACTAATAGCAGTTGTTTGGCAGATTTGGTCTCTGAAAAGAGAAGAACTGCTGATCAGTCGTAATACAAATAACGACCTTAAACAACTTTCTAATTTGAAACAATAGATGAATTATGAAGGTGGGAAATCAAGACCACTGGACTTAGTGAAATAAAACAAGGAAAACTGCATTTGGTTAAAAGAGAAAAGGTTGCATGTTAACAGCTTCATATCTCAGGGTCTTATTGTTGCACCTTGTCAGCTGCTGTGCTGTCCTCCACTATTGTAGAGACCTTGTGTATGTCGGAGTTGGTGGTGAATATTGTTAGTCCTCCTGACAGAGAGGCCAATGAAGAGTAGAGAGCAAAACGATCAGGGGATAAACGGCCCttactcctcctcttcctcatcagtCTGCCTCGGCTCTCTTTGGTGTAGTTGGGGTCTTCAGTAAGAAGAAAAGTCACCTGTGGGAAAATGAGGCCAGAATGAGTGACAGCTGGAAGGATGCTGAAATACAGTTTGCTTGACTGCAGTCCCCACACTTTCTCCCCAAACTGCACACTGAGTACAAGAAGGTAAACAAGATGAGTTTGttattgtgatgtttttttttttttttttttaatgagaactcatcaatatttcaaaaactgcaAATGTGCTCTGCAATAGAGCTGGCCCCTGGTGATCTGAGTCTCTTAGTCAAAAATGTTCACGATACAATAACACCACCCTCCGGCCAGTCACTAAAACTACAATACACTGTGTGTCCTGCTGGCTCCATCAGCCAGGTAATCACCAGCTTTCAGCAGTCACAGTTTCTCCAGGAAATTCTGATTTCCATTGAAACCCATCTGAAAAGTGAATTCATGCAGTACCTTACCATTTCTCTGAAGAAACACATATAATCTGTATCTGCGCTCTTATCAAAGGTCTACATTTTCAGTGACATAAGGTGAAGACTATTTGGAATATTTTTAAAGATAGGGTATTCCTAAACAGCGTCTCTGgacttgtgtttttctttgctgatAATCTCAAAACAACTCTGAATTGTACTGAAAATAATGTAGtgtgagagaggaagaagaattcCTTTCAAAGGTGCACCTACCTTGCTCTGTTTCTCAAGCGAGAGGGCCTTTACCGCATCGAACAAATGGGCATCTTTAGGGGAAGCATCGGTGAAAACGAAGATCTCTGACAGCGGTGGACTGTGAGTGAGTGCCAGCTAATAACAAGAGAGCACGTTAGCTGCTGCATGTGCATCTATAGAAACTGTAAatgtaatcacacacacacatcacttaTTTCCCATGAGTATTTATCCTTTAAAAGTACCTGGATGGCAGAAAGGCACATCTCTGGTTCATCCCCTCCTCCGAGGGCCATCAGCTTCTCCATGTGCTGCATGAACTGGTCTGGATCATCAGTCTCATATACTGGTCCCACTCCTGATCAGTACAGTAAGTAGAAATTATTAAAGATCTGGATAAGTAACCGCTTTTTGAAAGCTTTGAAATCTAATGTAATTACAAGAGCAATTTTTACAGGCCCTTACGGTCTGTTTAATGAAATGCTTCATCACCTTGAGAAATACACTTATTTGTTTTCTTACTGACAGTTGGATAAGACTGACTCTGCTCTTTAAGCTGTCAAGAAGTAGTCATAGAGGTCTATATCGAGGTTCACACAATTATTCATGAGACCCAGGGAAACAGTAAAAATGGCACAAATTTTGTTTAGAACATACAGTTAGTATGGGACAAATTTCTGCACCCTCTACACacagaaaagatttttaaaaaaaatcatgaacgAAAGTATATAACGATGTGTGTATTGTGGTGCACATAGTCACACAATACAGGGGCTAAAAGCTCTTCATGCTGATCTGTCCTTCAGCTCCACATATACTGTTTCTGACCCGCTGTCACCTGGATCGTGGAAGGGCACCAGCAGAAAGGTACCAAGCTGCTCTGGGCTGTTGGCTCGGCTCTGTATGATGGAGAGAGCCCGAAGACGAGCAGCGTAGATCTCCTCAAACATGCTACCTGTGGTGTCCATGACAAAAACCAGCGCAGGACCCTGGTTCACACTGAAGAGTCTGTCACAGAAAGGTCAATCATCACCTGAATCTTGTAAGGAGACATTTGAGAAGCAACAACCCTTCAGTTCAGGCCGATGTAACAGCGGTTGAAGCTTACTTGAGAAAGTTTCTATGGCCCACAGTGTCTCTGAGGTCTCTCAGCACAGTCAGGGTGGCCTCAGTAGCCAACGTGGCAGCTTTGTCATGGAGGTAATGGTGAGGGGAGAAGAGCGGTGAGGTGCTGTCCTTGTTGATGCCCCCTTTGGCACTCTTGTAGCGGCTTCTGTCTAGAATACCTCCATGACTGCATTTACCTGGAAAATAAATGATGTCTTTACAGCTTTACAGACTGAAAaggaattgaaaaaaaaaatctttaaaatattcTCTATTCTGTAtcattattgattttttttttttttttttttgtggcagcaCTACGCCTGCAGGTGGCTGAAGTTATCCTGACATACCCTGAGGTTTTGGGGGGAAAGTGCTGAAATATCCAGTGGTGAGCAGCTGGGAGTCTTCCTGTGTGGTTTTCAGTGTTGCCAGAAGGTTGTTTCGACAGGTAGTACTGAAGCACTCCAGACAGGTAGGTGTGTCCTCTGAAAGCAGAAATTAtgacaactttattttttttacatcgtTTGCTTAAATGGGATTTCCTTCTTAGGACTGAATACATATTCGCAGCAATGTTAACCATAAATTAGTGTCACTGTGTTGCGTAAATAAACTTTTTCGTGAATGGATTTAGGGCACCAACTTTtgaaatgaatttatttataatcatgaattattttttattctttttggaTGGTGTGATGAATATCTTATATTGATTTATGTACATCCAGGCTTCCAGAAATGTTGGGTGTCTGTGCTAAATGCAATATTTTCTGCGTGGTGGAGTAGAACCAAAAATTGGGATGATTggatttctgagaggtaaccagaaaactgtaaggtctgtcagcaatcagttatgacggcctgaaccaaaacaattgtagtatttggaatttggctcccagacggccttggatggctgtctatctaaattgtctcctggagatgttgtgtaaacagatgctcttcgcCCCcgcccgtgttgtgacctgtatgaactggtatcctggcaaccaaggctgactacTCCATCTTATCATGACCTGCTTATAGAGGAAGCTGGCTGGCCATCACAGTATACTGGATACTCATCTCCGCTGGCAGCCACTCCCCTCTTCTCCTTAgtgctgttttcctgctaatgGTAGCGCCTgtaacggctgcatgacctcagacgcttgtctccccatgtttgttttgttgtttgtatttcttggatgagtgttctggaacgcaattTCATtgtatataatgacaataaattattctaaattctaaatgaatgatttaaacTGAATCTTTTAAAACCCCGTTTTAAAAGAATGATTACAAAGACTAACTTGGTCAAGAGAGCCTTTATAATAATATGTCATTATCATCCTGGCCAATGAGCAATTTTTGGTCCTTAAAATGAGCCATAGCATGATGACATACATGAATTACCTTTAGCTACAGGCACAGCAGGCTCCTCTGGCTGAAGCAAGTGGAGGTATATGGAGTGCTGGCCCATCTCCACCCAGTTACTGTGGCTGTAGAAGTCCTGACAAagcagatgtttaaaaaaaacccagaacatTTCACTTTGCCAAATTTATAAAACATACACAAGCTAACCTTTCCCCTGTTGTTCACATTAAATTCTGTGTGGCAGCTTACCTGCAGTGAATGAAACAGCTGACCCAAGCTACGACGGGCACTTTGGTATTCTTTGGCCCGTACTGAGAGCACGGTGTTTGTCCAGAACTGTCGTAACATGACTGTGGCGTCTTCAATACGCTCTGAATCAAAGTGGTAGACTGGGTCAGACCTGGTGGAGCTCCGGAAGTCCATGGCTGCATTGGATTTCACCACCTCTCCGACAGCTCTCCAAAATCCACGGTCTAGTCTGATCTGGGATGGTTAgacattaaaaaattaattctgtGGTCAAATTctgttaaatttccatatatgAAATTGTTCCATTTTAATGCAGTAAAGTGGTCATTTAATGATTTTATGAGCCACTGATGTCACTCCTTCAGCAAACACGATCTCACCTGCTCTTTCTCATGGTTTCCCTCAGGTTTCTTAATTCCCCTTAGGGTCTCCAGGGTGACATTTAGGATGGTTCGCTCTGTAATATACTGGTGAGTGTGCGACTCCCAGGACAGGGTTAACACCCAAGACCAAAAGTTAGGCAGGAAGCCCATGCACGGTGAAGCCAGGAGAAGAAGGTAAGCGAGGGCAAACGGGTGCACCTGCCTCTGACTTCTTTCCCAGATTCCTCTGCCCTGTGACATTGTGCTCtggaggaaagagtgagcaggtcccattgtaaaataaaaacactgtcatTAGCCTGAAATGATTCTTGCAATGCTTCATGATCTAGTCATTTAACTGAAAGCATGTGAACTGACCTGATCTCTATTTTTCAACAAAGTTTTGTGCTAATTTGATCATTCTGTGCCACTCAACCCTGTGTGTGCTCTTATGTCATCACCCACTCCTTACCATCACCCCTCAGAGATCCTCTCAGGTTTTTCTCTTGCCTGCACAGAGGCTCCTATTGTTCTTTGTCATCTTAATTCAGATACATTCTTTGCTATTGTTGTCATAGTCTGTGCTTTCACAAAGCTCCTGTCATGGTCTCTTCATTTGAGACAAATAAAAGTTTCCTGTCACAGTACTGATAACC includes:
- the vwa7 gene encoding von Willebrand factor A domain-containing protein 7, encoding MSQGRGIWERSQRQVHPFALAYLLLLASPCMGFLPNFWSWVLTLSWESHTHQYITERTILNVTLETLRGIKKPEGNHEKEQIRLDRGFWRAVGEVVKSNAAMDFRSSTRSDPVYHFDSERIEDATVMLRQFWTNTVLSVRAKEYQSARRSLGQLFHSLQDFYSHSNWVEMGQHSIYLHLLQPEEPAVPVAKEDTPTCLECFSTTCRNNLLATLKTTQEDSQLLTTGYFSTFPPKPQGKCSHGGILDRSRYKSAKGGINKDSTSPLFSPHHYLHDKAATLATEATLTVLRDLRDTVGHRNFLKLFSVNQGPALVFVMDTTGSMFEEIYAARLRALSIIQSRANSPEQLGTFLLVPFHDPGVGPVYETDDPDQFMQHMEKLMALGGGDEPEMCLSAIQLALTHSPPLSEIFVFTDASPKDAHLFDAVKALSLEKQSKVTFLLTEDPNYTKESRGRLMRKRRSKGRLSPDRFALYSSLASLSGGLTIFTTNSDIHKVSTIVEDSTAADKVTLLHVESDQELMSVHTFRVDSSVKNVTLHLSGTMLECILTSPSDQSQSLLKEEGPLAELERFQGLYRISLFSPLQPGQWKLQAKSEGHLTFNVIGDSSVDFLYYFATVTNETHPGLARVEGNPIAGVPALLVVAVTGLASDKEASFSHATLLGAEGESLQQVKLNSSSSSIYSLEELVGLVDPVPRVPFCIQLSGQDSRGNKLERVSTEMVQPTHIQIQVLSVPHVVPGQSATVAYGIQNHGAGRLFSLTADDDCGFLQTREPRRFPVSEQESFHGQVSLHIPATAQAGATVTLTLTVHDLDSPDSDYAVAYLTVVPQDSDTSPPSCSAARIQSNCSTICNATSWSVSLAVSDIGRSGLHALQLQTGEGILTLFRSPPPSEDSLGEPDLNQQQIQRDKTTKGGYLHHQTGDPPLNVSEWVLDSSRSLWVRYTSSCCSAQAEMLVWDKAGNMKRCHLTPGQKRQLRNSSTENGQKTPTGCFFLLLGLLLFPLP